From a region of the Hippopotamus amphibius kiboko isolate mHipAmp2 chromosome 3, mHipAmp2.hap2, whole genome shotgun sequence genome:
- the LOC130849857 gene encoding uncharacterized protein C4orf36-like isoform X1 produces the protein MHRGARALTALPLLQGPVRLTHGPPARTGRVSDPWELALLTETWYTNLANIKLPFLEEIAFGSSIHLKKCKTIKDGLLPSAESIQLEREYEMKRLNNLKCQENAAEEIQFSLRERPVGLRRPLPPK, from the exons ATGCACAGGGGCGCGCGGGCGCTAACGGCGCTTCCGCTCCTGCAGGGTCCCGTGAGGCTCACGCACGGTCCACCCGCCAGAACCGGGCGCGTTTCT GATCCCTGGGAACTTGCATTGCTTACAGAGACCTGGTACACGAACCTAGCCAACATCAAGTTGCCTTTCTTGGAAGAAATTGCATTTGGTAGTTCTATAcatcttaaaaaatgtaaaaccattaAGGATGGCCTGCTACCTTCAGCAGAAT ccatCCAACTTGAAAGGGAGTATGAAATGAAGCGCTTGAATAACCTGAAATGTCAGGAAAACGCAGCCGAGGAAATTCAGTTTTCCCTAAGGGAAAGGCCAGTTGGTTTGAGAAGACCTCTTCCACCTAAGTGA
- the LOC130849857 gene encoding uncharacterized protein C4orf36-like isoform X2, whose protein sequence is MAYGLPRKNTVKTILKCSCYKVQDPWELALLTETWYTNLANIKLPFLEEIAFGSSIHLKKCKTIKDGLLPSAESIQLEREYEMKRLNNLKCQENAAEEIQFSLRERPVGLRRPLPPK, encoded by the exons ATGGCTTATGGCTTGCCAAGAAAGAACACAGTGAAAACCATTTTGAAATGCAGTTGTTATAAAGT ACAGGATCCCTGGGAACTTGCATTGCTTACAGAGACCTGGTACACGAACCTAGCCAACATCAAGTTGCCTTTCTTGGAAGAAATTGCATTTGGTAGTTCTATAcatcttaaaaaatgtaaaaccattaAGGATGGCCTGCTACCTTCAGCAGAAT ccatCCAACTTGAAAGGGAGTATGAAATGAAGCGCTTGAATAACCTGAAATGTCAGGAAAACGCAGCCGAGGAAATTCAGTTTTCCCTAAGGGAAAGGCCAGTTGGTTTGAGAAGACCTCTTCCACCTAAGTGA